Below is a window of Saccopteryx bilineata isolate mSacBil1 chromosome 11, mSacBil1_pri_phased_curated, whole genome shotgun sequence DNA.
ctcctcttcttcttcaatcCCTAGTTTCTTCTagttcctcttcctcttcaggcATAGAGCCCCCTTCCTCGATGATGGTTTTGAATGTGTTGTTCATGGACTCCTCGGCTCCGGCTTTATCGGCAGAGGCAGCTTCTCCACGCAGAGAAACGCTCTTAAATCCAAAGCATTTCTGAAACGTGTCAAACCAGCCCTTGCTGGCATTCAGTGGGGTTGTTCTGGTAAGAGAAGCACTCTATGGTCCTGCTTCTGCATCACCATCCTCATCCTAGTCACTGTCGCGAATGTGCCCACTTTCAGCGAAAGTTTCTTGGCCTTCGTGCTGAGGGTGTTGGTATCCAGCGAAAGACTCTTCTTCCTGCAGTCACTGATCCACAGGGCCAATGCAAACTCAATCCTCACAATGGCCTTATTGCGGGAAATTACCACCTTCTTCCCAGACCTGTTAAAAGACACTGTTGCTGTCGTCCTTATAGTCTTTTCGTCCTTCTTTGTGTAGCAAATCAAAGATTCATTGTGTAGCAAATCAAAGATTCATTGATCCCCTAATGGCGGTCTACAGCCGCGTAGCTTCTCCCTTCCTTTAGCATGTTGAGGAGTTCTATCTTTTCTGTGATGGTAAGCGTCTTCCTCTGGCACTTGGGTTCAGTGCCAGAAGACTTAGAAGGCGTAGAACGTTTGGGCGACATTGTAGGgctcaaaataaatacaatttcttACAAGAATTTTACAAAAACACAACACCAGAGAGTAACACTACACACAGCTATCAGAGTAGATGTGAAATGGACAAGGAGAGATGTTGAAGGCAGGCTATACTCAGGAGATGGAGTCACATGGACAAACTAGCTCAAGTGGAAGTGGCCGTAGCTGTGTTTTTCACATGTGCAAGTGtttatctactcatctgctgtacactctgtattttatttcgatttaatattcttttaatatgttttaaataatattttttattttttatattgttttcaattttttggctagaaaatgcttattttactgccaaaataattaaaataataaatatataaaaatatctatatactgcaAAGTCCCACAATACagcaaaaaatctgcaatacaaaattaaatatatacaaattaataATTCACGATACAGTGAAACAAGGAATAGTGAGCCacatatggtgagggatgactgtatttaCTTTTAACTTCCATGACATAATTACATTGAAAATGTTTACACATTAAGGCTTTAAACAATAATTCACAATACTTTGATACTAGATTGAGcatcaatttaaataaaactctTTTGAAACATCTCATTAATGTTATAAATCAAagatgtgtattttctttttctttttttcactataACTAGTATATCATAATTTGATCCTAAAGCATGTGCCAAAAGAAATCAGCAAGACTACAGACAGTGTCTTTAGAGTAACTTCATTTCCAGTGACTTTATAGACCTCATCTGTAGGGTTTATTGTGTTTGAAAATATGggacagtaaaaattaaaattaatgtggTGTCCAAGACTGTCTTACAATCAGCTACACccacaaaataatataatatctcTTTTGGCACtggctaaaattttattttgtctctcAAGTACATGGCTTAAAGTTTTTAGAGACAAGTCCATCCAGTCATTTCGCTGGAATAATTCCTTTGAGTGTTCATTGTCAGCTGTAGTCTCTGTTGATTGGACGACTATCTAAACAAAAGGCCAATCTTTCAGAgaccttgcaaaaaaaaaaaataacaacaaaacatctTCAGAGGGCAATGGCTTTACTACCATAGTTCCTCAAAGCTCTGCTTTTGAGATGGAAATTTGGATTTGTCATTCAATTCTACATGtgacttctttccttctttgtggGGGTGTGGACCCCCCACAAAGCATATGGCCATGATCTTCCTGACTTAAACATATTTGGTTTGCAGACTAGTCATTCATCAGCTATTCAGTAATAACCAGGCCTGGATTCCTATAACAAAGGGAATACAGGTCTTATAACctacattttttcatctatcttcCCTTGTGACCAACTTTTGAATTTCAATTCTAACTAATATATTACAATTTGACCTTAAAGCATGGGCCAAAAAATCACAGCAAGACTCCAGATTCCTCAAAGTGCATCTCCACTTCCAGTAACTTTATAGGCATCATCGGTGGCTTACTTGAacattatttcttttccatttctgtgaaCCCTATATTTTGGACTGCCCTTTCTCCCCAATATCCTAAATTCAAGGTATTTAAACTCATGAAGCAGTTGTCCAGAGGAAGAAAAGCAacagccccgccccccagcccttgggagcagaaaggaaaagaattatTCTAAGGAATTGTTTCAAAACTCGGGtgccataaacaaaaataaagccatGTCTGCATAGACTGATGTCCCAGGGCTCCAAAATTTACCCTTTAATGGGCAATAATTTGTTTGGCATTAAAGTAATCCAGTTTGATGAACTCAAATGCCCTCGGCTCAATAGGCAGGACTCTCCAAGGAGCCTGTGTTACTTCCCTCACTTAAGCacagatttataataaaaatcttaattCCAGCGGTATGCTTTTTGTACATATAAGAAGCTAACCACTTGCAGAATCATATGTGAGAGGTCAGAAAACTCCATAGCTAAAGATCAGTTTATAATTTACGAAGAAAATGGAAAGTTTTGTTTCTTAGAGATGAAATCTGACAAGCAAGGCAGGAAATATTGCTAGTTTTTGGCATAAAGTTTTGTACTTTCCTCCTAATTTGAGACTTGGGTGAAGCCTGAGACTTCGGGGATCACTCTCTAAGAAAAACGGGGCAATTCGTTGTAAGGACTTTTgatatttttggcatttttcgAGGTGTAACAAACACAACTCCAGATCCGAGAGGACACTCTGCGGCTGCCAGCGAGGCGGGCTGGACAGCGCACCAATCACGGCGCAGCTCCGCCCTATATAAGCGCGCGGGCGCAGCGGCACGGCCCGAGTCCCGGCCAGTGTCTCGCTTCCGGCTCGAGTTCGTCCCCCACGCCTGTCTGCAGCATGTCCGAGACCGCGCCTGCCGCTCCCGCAGCCCCAGCACCTGCCGAGAAGGCGCCCGTGAAGAAGAAGGCACGCAAGTCCGCTGGTGCCGCCAAGCGCAAAGCTTCCGGGCCGCCGGTGTCCGAGCTCATTACCAAAGCCGTAGCTGCTTCCAAGGAGCGCAGCGGCGTCTCCCTGGCTGCGCTCAAGAAGGCGCTGGCAGCTGCGGGCTACGATGTGGACAAGAACAACAGCCGCATCAAGTTGGGTCTGAAGAGCCTGGTGAGCAAAGGCACTCTGGTGCAGACCAAGGGCACCGGCGCCTCGGGCTCTTTCAAGCTCAACAAGAAGGCGGCCTCCGGGGAGGCTAAGCCCAAGGCCAAGAAGGCGGGCGCGGCCAAACCCAAGAAGACTGCTGGGGCGACTAAGAAACCCAAGAAAGCCGCGGGGTCGGCCACACCGAAGAAGAGCGCCAAGAAGACCCCGAAGAAGGCGAAGAAGCCGGTTGCGGCTGCTGGAGCCAAAAAGGCAAAGAGCCCCAAAAAAGCGAAAGCAGCCAAGCCCAAGAAGGCGCCCAAAAGCCCCGCGAAGGCCAAGGCTGTGAAGCCCAAGGCGTCTAAACCCAAGGCCGCCAAACCTAAGGCAGCCAAGCCAAAGAAGGCGGCCAAGAAGAAGTAAGAAGTTCCTTTGGCCAACTGTTAGAAATTCAACACAACCCAAAGGCTCTTTTCAGAGCCACCCACTGATCTCGGGGAAAAAGCTGTTGCACTTCCTAAGGGGGGCGTGGCTGCAAAGCATACGCAGCAGGGTGGGGCGGTACTCGGGGAAAGGGAGGTTTCCCCGGGAAGGGGCGGGCTTACCGATAAAGAatagacaatttagggagcttcaCGCAGGGTAACCTCAGTTGGTCATAAATTTGCCACTTATTGCCGTTTGCTGTGATAATTGGACTGTTTCCTCCCCTTGAAATTTATAGAAGTTGAGACGTGCTTTTTAATCAATTAGCACATACACATAATAGCTCCTATTTTAGGACTTCATTGAGGAAGTAGGAAATAGGATACTTAAAAGCACATCACGTTGCTAAGGTCCTGGTGGTTTCAGTAATTTAACGTGCCGCTTGCGCGTAATAATGCGCTTCTCATTGTCTTACTAGGTAAGCACCCAAAGCAGGACACTAAGGCGTCCATTGGTGAGGGTTATCGGGCTCGATTCATGAACATGTCCTAGTGCGCAGAGTTTGCTTACACACACAATCCTACAGTTAATGAACTGACAGAATTTTGTATTCGCTGAAGAGCGCACAGGGCTCGGAGAGGCCTCTGTAGCTCTATGTATCATTGTCCAGGCCTTTTTTGATTGGGTCAAGCAAAGTAATAAAATAGCCaatgaaaaagtattataaaaagtttatttacatTCTTGTTTGTGACGACACACTGCCATTAATCCAATCAGGAACTAAATTTTAGTAGCCTCATTTGAATACAACATCTATAAATGATCGTGCCATTTGGCTCGGGTGACTGTTGCTAGGTATTAGTTGTAGTATTAAGTCTAACGTTACGATGCCTGAGCCCACCAAATCCGCGCCCGCCCCGAAGAAGGGCTCCAAGAAGGCGGTGACTAAGGCGCAGAAGAAGGACGGCAAGAAGCGTAAGCGCAGCCGCAAGGAGAGCTACGCGGTGTACGTGTACAAGGTGCTGAAGCAGGTGCACCCCGACACCGGCATCTCGTCCAAGGCTATGGGCATCATGAACTCGTTCGTCAACGACATCTTCGAGCGCATCGCGGGCGAGGCGTCGCGCCTGGCGCATTACAACAAGCGCTCGACCATCACGTCTCGGGAGATCCAGACGGCCGTGCGCCTGCTGCTGCCCGGGGAGCTAGCCAAGCACGCCGTGTCCGAGGGCACCAAGGCCGTCACCAAGTACACCAGCTCCAAATAGACTCGAAAGTAAGCGTCTTGTCTCCTAACCCCAAAGGCTCTTTTCAGAGCCACGCATTATTTCAACAAATGAGTTGTGGTccttttacttgttcattttctgtttttcatacTGATCATAAAATGCAGCACTATATTTTCCTATAAGACCGGTACAGGAAATATTTGCAAGGTACCTGGCAGTAGCAATAGCTACCAGAAATTATAGCACTGTTAATCATTTAGAATCACGTGAGTAAATAATCTAATTTAATCTGGAAGTGCTATTTTAATTGTACGGCACTTTCCGTGTGCAAGTGTCCAAATTAATCCTGTTAAATTGTCCCGGACTGGCGATGACGGCTCACTGCAAGCAAACAATATCGAGAAAACTTTGTTCTCTTCagagttttttccttttattaatattttttaaattgtattggtAACTATTGCTGAAAACAATATGCGTTTTCACGGAAATATACAAAGGTTATTTTGGAGTACTTGTTCTGCAGTTGCTCCAATTTCTGATTGAGATTCTGAATAGTGAatgtgggagagaggagaagcctgTGTTGTAAGTGCCTGACTAGTGACGATCGTGACTTAAGGACTGAGGCCCCTTCTCAGTCGCCGTTACCCTTCCCGGATGTCCCCGAGTGTCAAGGATGGAAGGGAATTTTGGCAAGATGTGGTTTCTGCTGCACAAAGTCGGACTGAATAAAGGGTTTTAGAGGTAAAAGAAGGCTCTGAAAGGAGGCAAGGGGAACTGTGAGAGAGTAGCCAAGAGGAAATTAATCAATGGTGCCGAGTTCACAGAGAAATTGGAAGGTAAATGAAGCAGGTCTGGTAGTGAAGTGCTAGTTGACAAGGAGAATTTAGGTGGAGGTTGTTGTTGCCCTTGGGAAGAATGAATTTAGAAATCCTAGTGTCCTCACTATCTCCTGAACAGATTTATGGATTATGggcatatattttacataaagtgTGGGGGTTCATAATGAGCCACCCCACGATGTGCCTTAATAGTAGGCAGATTGTGAATAATGGGCTCAAGAGAAAGGTCTGCCCTTCCCTTAATTAAAACTTGAATTTGGGGCCTTGCCTATAGGAGTTTATCAAAGATAACCTATTTATCTGTCTATAAAACAAGATAAATGTCTATAAACTAAACTGTGCTTCTCTTATTCTGCAATAAACAAGCCCTTGGAATCCCTGATGTGCCTCACTTCATCCTTGGCTCAAAATGTCTTATTTCCTCagtctccctttctatctctgaacCTCTCCTGTACGCAAGGTATTTGGTGCTTATATGTGTGGGATTCCTGTGTgcataacattaaatttaaagtTCTCTTGTTAGTCAATTTTCTGTTGATTAGATTATTTGCCTCACCAAAAGAACCAGAGGAGGGAaagaatttttcctttttccacaaCTAAAAtccaggggagatagtgagacagactcccatatgcgctccaaccgggatccactgggcaaaccCTGTCTCagccaatgctggaatcaactaagccacttttagtgcctgaggctgatgctctcagACCaagtgagccatcctcagtgttcccCGCCAGTGTTtaaacaatcaagccactggctacaggaggaaaagaaagaagaggggaaaagggaagggagggggagaaaagcagatgattgcttctcttgtgtgctctggccaggatcaaacccaggacatccatatatccactgagccaaccggccagggcccagaataatattttaatattcttaaaaaacaacaaaaaaaggccctggccagttatttcagtcggttagagcagtggttcccaagccccagggccgcagactggtaccggtctgtgggccatttggtaccggtccgcagagaaagaataaataatttacattatttccattttatttatatttaagtctgaatgatgttttattttttaaaaaatgaccagattccctctgttacatccgtctaagactcactcttgacagatacatttatctgtcccaccctaaaggccagtccgtgaaaatattttctgacattaaaccggtccgtgggccaaaaaaggttggggaccactgggttagagcatctttATGAAAggacagggttgtgggtttgatccctagtcaggacacatacaagaacagttCTATTttgctgtctcttcctgtttctaaaACAATGAAGAGAATACGAAGAAAGGAAGGAACTCTCAGGCCAAGGTGCTTGGCCTATCTGAAACCCCAAGCAAGCACAGCTAGCTGTTACTCAAATCTcagctttgtttttaaagagttttgtGAAGCTTGTCCATAATGGGGAGGCTTGTGAGAAATCTTtcttgggaaactgaggcaccagaGCAACAGCTACACCCTCAGAGAAAAAGGATGAATTAGAAATAgacataaatatagatatatacattccACAGACAGTACATACCCACACTCAGCAGGGTAGTTTTGCCACTGAGAGTTTGGATTATACCTCAGCTGACTTCTTTCTGGCTTTGATACAATAGAGATTCATCCAGGCTGGGATACTAATTTAAGGATATCCCAAATTGGTGCCCCTGAGCACCTGGTAAAAGCAAATACAAGTCCTCCCTGAAGGACAAAGCTACGTTTCAGGTCTTAACCAATCATCACTAATACAACATTAAAGGCTACGAATGACCAGCTTCATAATCATGGCACACAGTGTCACTTCTGCCACTTTCTATTCATTAGAAGCAAATCACTACAATCTGTCATATATTTTGAATGGAAATTAGGCACCACTTTTCAAGGCAAGGATAGTGAAATACTTgtggacatattttttaaagaccttattagggtgacattgggtTAATATCattacataggcttcaggtgtgCCATTCCataatatattataatgtatttggGGAatgaaatttttgttgcatccacaaaaccacttgttcttacctaattcgagtgtgctgatctcaaatctgacattagttttgctctgtaagctacagtggggtttttttgcaatttaagattttacattttcatctttttgtaaaattttcaacagttTAACATGTCTTCTAGGGCatcatctttatgaaaatataataatttatataatgcagtaaatacactaatatagtAAAAggtataattgcatcagaatttgtctataattttgaaatagaacataataaaacacttattctaatcataaaatttgcgtttgtagctcttgcgtttgtgtacttgttgaggacaatcccatttgatgctccagcagtagtctgctgaTCACTAACAGCTTTAAGATTTTCAGAACACtgatcaaggtgactgttcaggaaatgaatctttttttttttttttttttttttaaagattttatttatttattatagagaggggagagagagagagagagagagagagagagagaaggggggaggagcaggaagcatcaactcccatatgtgccttgaccaggcaagcccagggttttgaaccggcaacctcagcgtttccaggttgacgctttatccactgcgccaccacaggtcatggaaatgaatcttaacactcatgttacatccagtgttgcggaaagccaacagcatcctttgaaccagaagttcatagttttctgcttttttgttgtcaaggaagttctttataacggccacaaaagactgtcatgctgctttctcctccttattcatcttcctggcaaattctttgtcacgtatgagggttcgaatttgaggcccatcgaatacacctgcttttatcttctcgaaagacaaagcaggaaaagcagaaataatatgttgaaagcattcactttctctattcaaagcctgaacaaactgcttcattaagccaagtttgatgtgaagtggggagaaaatgatcctgtctcgattaactacaggttcattcataatattttgcatccctacttccagagcttcatgttttggccactccttctgtgtccagtgtttctcctgagcttggctgtcccaaaacacagaaagcaagaatacttcgtgaaacctctctgttgtcctagcaggaaatttaccattttaagatccacacaaatgatccagttttgctcctcatacttcagaaagttgaggacaatttttatgttattcttactaagtcattcaattcaggttggctaaactgctgaggggttaatgacagCTTGGCATCAGAataagacccttcagattctacaaccatttcctcatgcatcttatcaaaatacacttgatcaccatgttcactttcttcatccttagaagaaataaaaccattgaaaactggaaccgggagtgtctcagagtgtgggataggtcgtattgctgaaggaatattaggatatgtgatcatatgccgtttttttcttgccgatgccctttgtatggatcagacagaaataacagtcacagctgtggttcttaggttcacgccaaaccgtgggaataccaaaaggcattcctttgcatttcccttatgtccagtcacaaagcatttcctcacaattatgacacacaatatgaggagcccaattcttgtcttgatagccaaggggaacttgaaaataggcaatatatgcacatgtcacaaatgataaaatattgcgcctttgatgttgaagtgtgttaacagctacatatataacagaaggtgtcaggactattcttacatttacgcctactcgaagaagccatgattcaatcttaaaacaaaataagagggtttttaatgagataataatttttttatatttaaaacaactacaattatgtaaaagtgatgtttgtaaaacattaattgccttgtggtcatgttcaatccaagagtcgttgcctattaactgcaatttaaaaaccaatgcatgccattaactgtaacaaaaataaattaaaattgtataaaaactagagcatgcaccaaaacatggatttcagatttggagtcaatgatgtagaaatatatagaaacagttctaaaacctcatgcaacagaaaatgaaaaaaaaaaaattgttccccaatgTTATTATCTCTACACTCCACTGCCCATTTACTACCCAATTCAGGTCtccttattttaaaactgtatcaCCTTTTTTGTGCTTTAAATACTGAAATACAAATAGTTTTTGTGCTTTAAAGACCAGGTAAACACCAGCTAGAAAACCACCTGGACCTGTTACCTTTATAATTGGTAGATCTTTAAGAATTACAGCAACTTAAGGCTACAATTGACCACATCCACAGAACAAAAGCCAATAAAATTCCCGTATGATTCCCTGATGGACTTTTGCCCAAGATTGAAAAGGACAAAACAGTGACCTCAGTAGTTAAGTAAACCAGCACATAGCAGGTACTATAAAAGGTATTGGGTAAACTGAGTTCATTCATCTGAGAGCTCCTGAATTGCATTGTGGTAGCAAGTCTCTCATGCATAAATTGTTGTTGGAATGTCCAGCAAACTAACAGAGTTTGACTTTTTGAAGAAAACTAatatgagagaaaataaatacagtaaagaaCTAAAATCCTAGAAAATACTGGGACATGAAAatctaagaaagtaaaaatattggccttggctgggtaggtaagctggttagagtattgtccccatgtgccagggttgtgggtttgatcttgtcagggcacatataagaatcaatcaaggaatacataaataagtggagcaataaaccagtgtttctctctctctctctttctgtgtgtgtctctctccctcccctctaacTCTTcctatcaataaattttaaaaaataaaaaataaacatatagaaaaataacaaagtactaaaatttaaagttgaacaagttaataatttatttcaaatataacatttaagtgagtaaactactaaaaaaaaacccccaaaacaacaacacaacTAGAATGTTAAACGTATAAGGTAAAAGATTGTTATcagccctggctagatggctaaatggatagagcgtctgctCAGTTGGTCCATGTCCCGGGTTTCATGCCCAATTAGGGctcacataagaagtgaccatatgcttctcttccaCTTCATTTTTCAGGAACATCTCTTGACTAACTAAGTAAGAATTGAATCATTGTTCATGCTAATGACTAAACTGTAGATGATACCGCAGAGATAATTCATAgcacattatataaaaaaaatgtagaaaggaCCCTCTTCATTGTATAGCAAATATTAATGCAGTGGCAAAATGGCACCTAacaaataaacactttttttttttttcaattagggGAGAGATAGATGCAGAGAAGAAATGAATGTAAACAGTAACTGAAAATGTGAATCTTCCCATAGAAGTAATGAAATACGAAAAGTGATCTTCCTGAAAGTAATTACCGTTTATCCCACACAAATCCAACCCATCCTGGTTTGCTGTTTCATCAAAAGTTCATTACCTGGGTGGTAGAGCCCAAACAAGGTGTTTtagctttttcatttctttttttgtctgtttgaagtatcaatataaaaatagaatttatttctgTTACAAGCCTACTTACTGGGAAGTCATTATTTcacatggaaaatatttatagaagacTGAATGAGATGGCAAGACGTCCATCAATGATTAAGAAAATTTTGGAGAATTGAAATTCTGAATCCATTTTTAAATCCGATCTTTCCCCTAGCATATTCTGTTGCTAAACATAAGTTAATTTTCCTCTTATCTTCTGGTATCAAGGTCTGAGTAGGGAAAGCCTAAGCTCTGTTTCAGCTTTGGTAACGATCTTGAAGAAAAACATTCGTTTAGCAAGCTGACATTGGAGAGGTCACTTTTGGCATCAGAACGAAGGGGAATACAACACTTTGAAGCAGTCTCACATTTGAGTGCGCACCAAAATCATGAATTGTTGGGCTCCACCCCACAGTTTCTGAATGACCATAGAGAAGGCAGGACCCGATCATGTGCATTTTCCTGTGTTATCCAGGTTGGTGCCGAAGCAGATAGTAAGTCACACCGGAATTACTGTGCTTCCCTGAAATCATACTAAATAGCCCCACAAACCCGAAAACAACCGCTAAGATTTAAGCTGGAAATGAGAAGGGCCATTCTCCTTCCATTGCAGAGACGAAAGGGTGAAAAAGACATCGCGCCACGCCCCGCTTCCGCCATCGCCCCAGTCCCCAAGTTCCTCCACGCAGGTTTCATCCTGGAGCCATCAATCAGCCCCCTACCATCTTCCCCATTCTCAGGACTTTCCCCTAAATTTCCCTCTGGGCCACCCGCAGCGCCTGGCTCTCCTATCTCCCGAACTCCACCTCCGGAGCCCCGCTGCCGCTGTCTCCCTATAACCACGCCCCTCCGCGCTTGCTCCCTCCTGAAACTATTCCCCCGCGCCCCACTTCCGCTGTCTCCCTAGAAACACGCCCTTCTGCGCTTGGTTCCTCCTAAAACCATTCCCCAGCGCCCCGCTTCCGCTGTCCCCTCCATGACCACGCTCCCCACCCCCCGTGAGCC
It encodes the following:
- the LOC136315334 gene encoding histone H2B type 1-M produces the protein MPEPTKSAPAPKKGSKKAVTKAQKKDGKKRKRSRKESYAVYVYKVLKQVHPDTGISSKAMGIMNSFVNDIFERIAGEASRLAHYNKRSTITSREIQTAVRLLLPGELAKHAVSEGTKAVTKYTSSK
- the H1-4 gene encoding histone H1.4, which translates into the protein MSETAPAAPAAPAPAEKAPVKKKARKSAGAAKRKASGPPVSELITKAVAASKERSGVSLAALKKALAAAGYDVDKNNSRIKLGLKSLVSKGTLVQTKGTGASGSFKLNKKAASGEAKPKAKKAGAAKPKKTAGATKKPKKAAGSATPKKSAKKTPKKAKKPVAAAGAKKAKSPKKAKAAKPKKAPKSPAKAKAVKPKASKPKAAKPKAAKPKKAAKKK